A part of Aegilops tauschii subsp. strangulata cultivar AL8/78 chromosome 2, Aet v6.0, whole genome shotgun sequence genomic DNA contains:
- the LOC109745662 gene encoding uncharacterized protein, whose translation MNAVVSEEAGAGGGAAAAAAAVTLEELRKKMADFARERDWEQYHSPRNLLLALVGEVGELSEIFQWKGEVPKGLPGWEERETEHLGEELADVLLYLVRLSDMCGVDLGKAALRKIDLNARKYPAGPGCRPSKKGAHCSDDTGDRRDDCGDVVAVVRADEIKEEHAS comes from the exons aTGAATGCTGTTGTGTCGGAGgaggcgggcgcgggcggcggcgcggcggcggcggcggcggcggtgacccTGGAGGAGCTGAGGAAGAAGATGGCCGACTTCGCCAGGGAGAGGGATTGGGAGCAGTACCACAGCCCAAGGAACCTCCTGCTTGCTCTG GTGGGTGAGGTGGGGGAGCTCTCTGAGATATTCCAGTGGAAAGGGGAGGTGCCCAAGGGGCTGCCCGGGTGGGAAGAGAGGGAGACGGAGCACCTCGGTGAGGAGCTCGCAGACGTGCTCCTCTACCTCGTCCGCCTCTCGGACATGTGCGGTGTCGACCTGGGCAAGGCCGCGCTGCGCAAGATCGACCTCAACGCTCGCAAGTACCCCGCCGGGCCCGGCTGCAGGCCATCCAAGAAGGGCGCCCACTGCTCCGACGACACCGGTGACCGCCGCGATGATTGCGGCGACGTGGTGGCTGTCGTCCGCGCCGACGAGATCAAGGAGGAACATGCTAGCTAA